A part of Muntiacus reevesi chromosome 12, mMunRee1.1, whole genome shotgun sequence genomic DNA contains:
- the PKIA gene encoding cAMP-dependent protein kinase inhibitor alpha gives MTDVETTYADFIASGRTGRRNAIHDILVSSASGNSNELALKLAGLDINKAEGEEDAQRNSTEQSGEAQGEAAKSES, from the exons ATGACTGATGTGGAAACTACATATGCAGATTTTATTGCTTCAGGAAGAACGGGTAGAAGAAATGCAATACATGATATCCTGGTTTCCTCTGCAAGTGGCAACAGCAATGAATTAGCCTTGAAATTAGCAGGTCTTGATATCAACAAGGCAG AAGGGGAAGAAGATGCACAGCGAAATTCAACAGAACAAAGTGGGGAAGCCCAGGGAGAAGCCGCAAAATCTGAAAGTTAA